A single genomic interval of Asinibacterium sp. OR53 harbors:
- a CDS encoding DUF1579 domain-containing protein has product MKNIHLLAALLLLASTACNNTKKEESGMAKDGAQQASASTPDSATMMKNWQAYMTPGDMHKMMASWDGNWSCTVSSWMQPGAPPITSTGTAVNKMVLGGRYQASAFTGTFNGMPFEGMGTLAYDNVKKLFISTWVDNMGTGVMKMEGPWDPATKTMDLKGSMIDPGTGKEVTAHEMFTEKDANTQVMVMFAPGPGGKEYKSMEILFTRDK; this is encoded by the coding sequence ATGAAAAATATCCATTTGCTAGCTGCTTTGCTGCTGCTTGCATCAACCGCCTGCAACAATACCAAAAAAGAAGAAAGCGGCATGGCCAAAGACGGCGCCCAGCAAGCTTCTGCCTCAACTCCTGATTCTGCCACTATGATGAAGAACTGGCAGGCTTATATGACGCCTGGCGACATGCACAAGATGATGGCATCCTGGGATGGCAACTGGAGTTGCACTGTTAGTAGCTGGATGCAGCCGGGCGCACCGCCGATTACCAGTACAGGCACTGCCGTTAACAAAATGGTCTTGGGCGGACGTTACCAAGCTTCTGCTTTTACCGGCACTTTCAATGGAATGCCTTTTGAAGGAATGGGTACACTGGCTTATGATAATGTCAAAAAACTATTCATCTCCACCTGGGTAGACAATATGGGTACCGGTGTAATGAAAATGGAAGGCCCCTGGGACCCAGCCACGAAAACCATGGATCTCAAAGGCTCGATGATAGACCCAGGTACAGGTAAAGAAGTAACCGCACACGAAATGTTCACTGAAAAAGATGCCAATACACAGGTCATGGTCATGTTCGCACCCGGGCCCGGCGGAAAAGAATACAAATCGATGGAGATTTTATTTACCCGCGACAAATAA
- a CDS encoding DinB family protein gives MKKLFTCFSLLLLLVTATALRAQDLPADSVRAQMIRDWERAKVYTNAYLAVMPADKYDTRPNDSIRTFAQQMLHLATANIGLMANATGNAMLYPPARLFSLEKTKTAQSADSVHYYVNESYDYAINSIKKMDLSKLWESVSIFGFSASRYAFLLKTFEHQTHHRGQCTIYIRTQGIKPPQEMLF, from the coding sequence ATGAAAAAACTGTTCACTTGTTTTTCTTTACTACTGCTGCTGGTCACGGCAACTGCTCTGCGGGCACAGGATCTTCCGGCAGACAGTGTCCGGGCGCAGATGATACGCGATTGGGAAAGGGCTAAAGTGTATACCAATGCGTACCTGGCTGTTATGCCGGCCGATAAGTATGATACCAGGCCGAATGACAGTATCCGCACCTTCGCGCAGCAAATGCTGCACCTGGCTACTGCCAACATCGGACTGATGGCAAACGCTACCGGTAATGCCATGCTGTATCCTCCGGCACGCCTCTTTTCACTGGAAAAAACAAAGACTGCCCAAAGCGCAGATTCTGTTCATTATTATGTGAATGAGAGTTATGATTATGCCATCAACAGTATTAAAAAGATGGACCTGTCGAAATTGTGGGAGTCGGTGAGCATATTCGGTTTCTCTGCTTCCAGGTATGCATTTTTATTGAAAACATTCGAACACCAGACACACCATCGTGGCCAGTGTACCATCTATATCCGTACACAGGGTATCAAACCTCCGCAGGAAATGTTATTCTGA
- a CDS encoding DUF5606 domain-containing protein, which translates to MEYSKLISVTGIAGLFELVGSKTDGAIVRSLDDKSTKFVSSRVHNFSHLESIEVYTVRENVNLVEVFQAMDKSKTALPSDKDDKAVKAYFQKVYPDMDFDRVYASDMKKMVKWFNILKANQVELKLNEEPPVEEA; encoded by the coding sequence ATGGAGTATAGCAAATTGATTTCGGTAACTGGTATCGCGGGTTTATTTGAGCTGGTGGGCAGCAAGACAGACGGCGCCATTGTACGTTCTCTGGATGATAAAAGCACCAAGTTCGTGAGCAGCCGGGTGCATAATTTCTCTCACCTCGAAAGCATCGAAGTATATACGGTTCGTGAAAATGTAAACCTGGTGGAAGTATTCCAGGCCATGGATAAAAGCAAAACTGCCCTGCCGTCTGATAAAGACGATAAGGCCGTAAAAGCTTATTTTCAGAAAGTATACCCCGATATGGATTTCGACCGCGTATATGCCAGCGACATGAAGAAAATGGTCAAATGGTTCAATATACTGAAGGCCAACCAGGTAGAACTGAAGCTGAACGAAGAGCCACCGGTCGAGGAAGCATGA
- a CDS encoding glycoside hydrolase family 3 N-terminal domain-containing protein has translation MKKLLLPILILMLGMMAQAQSFYEKTPEAERWVRKKFRKLSKDQRIAQLMIIRAHSNLGPDHVAQVTELIKKYNVGGLCFFQGGPVRQALLTNYYQSIAKTPLMIAIDGEWGLGMRLDSVTSFPRQLMMGAVPDAQLIYRFGNAVGEQCKRMGIQVNYAPVVDINNNPQNPVINDRSFGEDKYKVALYGVQYMKGMQDKGVMACAKHFPGHGDVAVDSHKDLPVINKTKAQLDELELYPFRELIKAGVGSMMIAHLSIPAIDTTPNLPTSLSVKNVSGLLRQELGYQGISFTDALEMQGVAKFFPKGDASVLSLIAGNDMLCLPGDIPGSIAKVKEAIKAGKLSWETINARVKKVLLAKYHLGLNHLSAIDTTHLVDDLNQQTNQLRQEIATNALTLLRRNNAALLPLHATKVAYVGIGIAKPNVFAARLQQDDHVDLFFFDEKNNNAADILQKLSGYDAVVMGLHNYSRVPANDFGLSAAARDFISRLQQSNTISFVFGNPYALKYTANAQNLVACYENDDITQNAAADLLQGKIQAKGKLPVTVDNQLKFGDGIVYHNYFPQVSPAAVGIRQDTLDRIDRIASDAIEKGAAPGCVVLVAKDGKLVYYKAFGYTSSDKQTPMHTEDVFDLASVTKVSATTVSIMKLYEEGRISLDKTLGDYLPWTRGTNKAGLKLSDVLLHQAGLVPFIPFYREVIDTVTGKPLPQYFSTIKDAQHQYRVAENLFLRNDWEDTLYHRILQSKLGAPGTYVYSDNDFIFLGKIVEAVSGMPLDQYARSHFYLPLQMNSTTFKPRERMPLQVIVPTEEEHHFRMQLIHGDVHDEGAAMFGGVAGHAGLFSNAYDLAQLYQMLLNGGELNGTRFFQKTTIDRFTAYNSTVSRRGLGFDKPEKDNATRKEPYPSASVSPATFGHTGFTGTCVWVDPRYNLVYIFLSNRVNPTRNNNKLSQLNVRSNIQEAIYQAMIQ, from the coding sequence ATGAAAAAACTGCTTCTTCCTATTCTTATCCTAATGCTGGGTATGATGGCTCAGGCCCAATCATTCTATGAAAAAACACCCGAAGCTGAGCGTTGGGTAAGAAAAAAGTTTCGTAAGCTCTCAAAAGACCAGCGGATTGCCCAACTGATGATCATCAGGGCACATAGCAACCTGGGACCCGATCATGTAGCGCAGGTGACCGAGCTGATTAAAAAATACAATGTAGGCGGACTCTGCTTTTTCCAGGGAGGGCCCGTCAGACAGGCGCTCCTCACCAATTATTACCAGTCCATCGCTAAAACACCGTTGATGATCGCGATCGATGGGGAATGGGGACTTGGTATGCGACTCGACAGTGTAACCAGTTTCCCGCGCCAACTCATGATGGGTGCTGTACCCGATGCGCAACTCATTTACCGGTTTGGTAATGCGGTGGGTGAACAATGTAAACGCATGGGCATACAAGTCAATTATGCACCTGTAGTAGATATCAATAACAATCCCCAGAACCCGGTGATCAACGACCGCAGTTTTGGTGAAGACAAATACAAAGTGGCGCTTTACGGCGTACAATACATGAAAGGCATGCAGGACAAGGGCGTGATGGCCTGCGCCAAACATTTCCCCGGCCATGGTGATGTAGCCGTTGACTCGCATAAAGACCTACCGGTGATCAACAAAACAAAGGCGCAGCTCGACGAACTGGAGCTTTATCCTTTTCGCGAACTCATTAAAGCAGGTGTGGGGAGTATGATGATCGCGCATCTTTCCATTCCTGCCATCGATACCACACCTAACCTGCCTACTTCGCTTTCCGTAAAAAATGTTAGCGGTTTGCTGCGCCAGGAACTGGGTTACCAGGGTATTTCTTTTACCGATGCGCTGGAAATGCAGGGCGTAGCCAAATTCTTTCCCAAAGGAGATGCTTCTGTTCTCTCTCTTATTGCAGGTAATGACATGCTTTGCTTGCCCGGCGATATTCCCGGCAGCATAGCCAAAGTAAAAGAAGCCATCAAAGCAGGGAAGCTGAGTTGGGAAACCATCAATGCACGGGTGAAAAAAGTATTGCTGGCGAAATACCACCTGGGGTTGAACCATCTTTCTGCTATCGACACCACGCACCTGGTGGATGACCTCAATCAACAAACCAATCAGCTCAGGCAAGAGATAGCAACCAATGCACTTACGCTGCTACGCAGGAATAACGCCGCACTCCTGCCCCTTCATGCAACAAAAGTTGCTTATGTGGGCATTGGTATTGCAAAGCCAAATGTATTCGCGGCAAGGTTGCAACAGGATGATCATGTCGATCTGTTTTTCTTCGATGAAAAGAATAATAATGCTGCCGATATACTCCAGAAACTTTCGGGTTATGATGCCGTGGTGATGGGCTTGCACAATTATAGCCGCGTGCCGGCCAATGATTTCGGACTGAGCGCTGCTGCACGTGATTTCATTAGTCGCCTGCAACAATCCAATACCATCAGTTTTGTATTCGGCAATCCTTATGCACTCAAATACACCGCAAATGCACAGAACCTCGTAGCCTGCTATGAGAACGACGACATCACACAAAACGCAGCGGCCGATCTGTTGCAAGGGAAGATACAGGCAAAGGGTAAACTGCCCGTTACTGTAGACAATCAGCTTAAGTTTGGAGACGGTATTGTATATCACAATTATTTTCCGCAGGTAAGTCCGGCTGCTGTTGGCATACGCCAGGATACGCTCGACCGGATAGACCGCATTGCTTCCGATGCCATTGAAAAAGGAGCGGCACCCGGTTGTGTGGTGCTGGTAGCCAAAGACGGAAAGCTGGTTTATTACAAAGCTTTCGGCTATACCAGTTCCGATAAACAAACCCCCATGCATACAGAAGATGTATTCGACCTGGCATCGGTAACGAAAGTATCGGCCACCACCGTTTCCATTATGAAGTTGTATGAAGAAGGAAGGATCAGCCTGGATAAAACATTGGGCGATTATCTTCCCTGGACAAGGGGAACCAATAAAGCGGGACTAAAACTAAGTGATGTGCTGTTGCACCAGGCCGGGCTGGTACCTTTTATTCCATTTTACAGGGAAGTGATTGATACGGTGACCGGCAAACCATTGCCGCAATATTTCAGTACTATCAAAGATGCACAACACCAATATCGTGTGGCAGAAAACCTTTTCCTGCGCAACGATTGGGAGGATACCCTGTATCACCGCATCCTGCAAAGCAAGCTCGGCGCACCGGGCACTTACGTGTACAGCGACAACGACTTTATATTTCTGGGCAAGATCGTAGAAGCCGTTAGCGGTATGCCCCTGGATCAATATGCGCGTAGTCATTTTTATCTGCCGTTGCAGATGAACAGTACCACTTTCAAGCCAAGGGAAAGGATGCCCTTGCAGGTGATTGTGCCCACTGAAGAAGAACATCATTTCCGCATGCAACTGATCCACGGCGATGTACACGATGAAGGGGCCGCCATGTTCGGCGGGGTGGCCGGGCATGCCGGGTTGTTCAGCAATGCTTACGACCTGGCGCAGTTGTACCAAATGTTGTTGAATGGCGGCGAACTCAATGGCACCCGCTTTTTTCAAAAAACAACGATTGACCGCTTTACTGCTTATAACAGTACGGTAAGCCGGAGGGGACTGGGCTTTGATAAGCCCGAAAAAGACAATGCTACCCGCAAAGAGCCCTATCCTTCGGCGAGTGTTTCACCGGCTACATTCGGACATACTGGCTTTACCGGCACCTGCGTTTGGGTAGATCCCAGGTATAACCTGGTATATATTTTCCTGTCCAACAGGGTCAACCCCACGCGCAATAACAACAAATTGAGCCAGTTAAATGTGCGTTCAAACATCCAGGAAGCCATTTATCAAGCAATGATCCAATAA
- a CDS encoding DUF4836 family protein translates to MKLLVRYAVAAVLLVAVLSSCKNRTPQQAKLIPKTAAVVLVLDAKAMQDKLQKGGLSVDSLFENFFRRDKDDSAHKAKINDLRNNAGINWNSQLYFFVSNKPGKSAQESINVFNVMGSLNDPSKFEAFLKKQDDLKNKEIKKENGYSYLLADDGVVLSWNDRYLMATIYNQNTRPVYDSVSGSFKKPETGNIAENAKAEVNSYYTLKEEESLASLPLFTDLFKEKADGYAFTSSNSYLGMLSMMPFQLPKLEDFVKDNYSASTLNFEDGKILAKTTSYPNELLAALCKQFPSPAVNLSLIDHFPSQHINGFLLFAFNPDIIGGLLKQMEVEGMANNLLQKSGITTEDFYKAMKGDVAIVLSDIGLKQPEPQNKTDELSMVRSKPTYKMIVNIPVGNQANFFKLMDQAAQSGVVTKQGNIYKGGGLLSAFGIYIQGDAKNLILASDSLTYVQYMAGTSKAVIDPEITSRFKDKTSCFYFDIARTIGDLSTNDSSSNYRQSMNTAKATFKDVVVTAGPFNGKSSNAVFEVRLQNEKQNSLVTLTSLLTDVAVDMRAQAKKERALEIFPGGVPAIIHTN, encoded by the coding sequence ATGAAGTTACTTGTCCGCTACGCCGTAGCCGCCGTATTATTGGTGGCCGTTCTTTCGTCTTGTAAGAACCGTACACCCCAGCAAGCCAAACTAATTCCCAAAACTGCAGCTGTTGTTTTGGTACTGGATGCCAAAGCTATGCAGGATAAACTGCAGAAAGGAGGCTTGAGCGTCGATTCATTATTCGAGAATTTCTTTCGTCGCGATAAAGACGATTCGGCTCACAAAGCCAAGATCAATGATTTGCGCAACAATGCCGGCATCAACTGGAACAGCCAGTTGTATTTTTTTGTCAGCAATAAACCAGGTAAGAGTGCCCAGGAATCCATCAATGTATTCAATGTAATGGGTAGTCTCAATGATCCTTCCAAATTCGAAGCATTCCTGAAAAAACAGGATGACCTGAAAAACAAAGAGATCAAAAAAGAGAATGGTTATTCTTACCTGCTGGCAGATGATGGCGTTGTGCTATCGTGGAACGACCGGTACCTGATGGCCACCATTTATAACCAGAATACCAGACCCGTTTACGATTCGGTTTCAGGTAGCTTTAAAAAACCAGAGACAGGTAATATCGCTGAGAATGCAAAAGCAGAAGTGAATAGTTATTATACATTGAAAGAAGAAGAGTCGTTGGCCAGCTTGCCTTTGTTTACCGATCTTTTCAAAGAAAAAGCAGACGGTTATGCTTTCACCAGTTCCAACAGCTACCTGGGCATGCTCAGCATGATGCCCTTTCAGTTACCCAAGCTGGAAGACTTTGTAAAAGACAACTATTCTGCCTCCACCCTCAATTTTGAAGACGGGAAAATACTGGCGAAAACAACCAGCTACCCCAATGAATTGCTCGCGGCTTTGTGTAAACAGTTTCCCAGTCCGGCTGTTAACCTTTCACTCATCGATCATTTCCCTTCACAGCACATCAATGGTTTCCTCCTTTTTGCTTTCAACCCGGATATCATTGGAGGCTTGCTGAAGCAGATGGAAGTGGAAGGAATGGCAAATAATCTTTTACAGAAATCGGGTATCACCACGGAAGATTTTTATAAAGCCATGAAAGGCGATGTGGCCATTGTGCTTTCAGACATTGGCCTGAAGCAACCCGAGCCGCAAAATAAAACCGACGAACTGAGTATGGTACGCAGCAAGCCGACTTACAAAATGATCGTCAATATTCCTGTAGGTAATCAGGCCAACTTTTTCAAACTCATGGACCAGGCTGCGCAATCGGGCGTGGTTACCAAACAGGGCAATATATACAAAGGGGGCGGCCTCCTGTCAGCCTTTGGTATATATATTCAGGGCGATGCAAAGAACCTGATCCTTGCCAGCGATTCATTGACCTATGTACAATACATGGCAGGCACTAGTAAAGCAGTCATCGATCCGGAGATTACCAGCAGGTTTAAAGACAAAACAAGTTGTTTTTATTTTGATATAGCACGAACCATTGGCGACTTATCTACCAACGATTCCTCTTCTAATTACCGCCAGTCGATGAACACAGCGAAAGCAACTTTCAAAGATGTTGTTGTAACTGCTGGTCCCTTCAATGGCAAATCGTCCAACGCTGTTTTTGAGGTTCGCTTGCAGAACGAAAAGCAGAACAGCCTGGTTACACTTACCAGCCTGCTCACCGATGTAGCAGTGGATATGCGTGCACAAGCTAAAAAGGAAAGGGCGCTGGAGATTTTTCCCGGAGGAGTACCTGCCATTATTCATACCAATTAA
- a CDS encoding ATP-binding cassette domain-containing protein — protein sequence MDIVMQQVLPLPLKDKLLKKPSDVWNTSRVFRQGKWIKIKAPSGTGKTTLVHMLYRLRQDYEGRISWGDQLLTSITAAELASLRQQKISIVFQDLRLFPHLTVHENIELKRVLQTPYYSNEMIDEMAEELGITHILHQRAGLCSYGEQQRVAIIRSLMQPFEWLIMDEPFSHLDRANTAKAVALIARECGKRKAGLVITDLDEDQHFAYTDELTL from the coding sequence ATGGACATTGTGATGCAACAGGTGCTTCCGCTTCCGTTGAAAGATAAATTGCTCAAAAAGCCTTCCGATGTGTGGAATACCAGTCGTGTTTTTCGCCAGGGGAAATGGATCAAAATAAAAGCGCCAAGCGGTACGGGCAAAACCACATTGGTGCACATGCTGTACAGGCTTCGTCAGGATTATGAGGGGCGCATATCCTGGGGTGATCAACTGCTCACTTCTATTACGGCAGCCGAACTCGCATCGTTGCGCCAACAGAAGATCAGCATTGTTTTCCAGGACCTGCGGCTGTTCCCCCATCTTACTGTACATGAAAACATAGAACTCAAACGGGTATTGCAAACGCCCTATTATAGTAATGAAATGATTGATGAGATGGCAGAAGAATTGGGCATTACGCATATCCTGCATCAACGTGCCGGCCTGTGCAGTTATGGCGAGCAACAACGCGTAGCCATCATCCGGTCATTGATGCAGCCTTTTGAATGGCTGATCATGGATGAACCGTTCAGTCACCTCGATAGGGCCAACACCGCCAAAGCCGTTGCATTGATCGCGAGGGAATGCGGTAAAAGAAAAGCGGGACTGGTCATCACCGATCTCGATGAAGACCAGCATTTTGCTTATACAGATGAACTCACTTTATAA
- a CDS encoding sensor histidine kinase: protein MPKQQEDILITIVIASVFLVLIGFFLLLIVFIFLRRQRKFQQERDEMKNRFDQTILKTQLEIQEQTFSHISQEIHDNIGQVLSLVRLNLSTFMDDVSEEKFEHTDQLLGKAIKDLRDLSHNLQSNRINDIGILESIRQLMATLQKTGRYATSLEIADSFAGVNKDTDLILFRMIQEIINNIIKHASASAIDIKIESDPSNIKIVVTDNGTGFDTEKLKKTGHGIGLQNIFNRAKMIHATVDIQSNPGHGTAITLQIKPNRPLL, encoded by the coding sequence ATGCCGAAACAACAGGAAGACATACTCATCACCATCGTAATTGCTTCCGTATTCCTGGTATTGATCGGTTTTTTCCTTTTGCTCATTGTGTTCATTTTCTTGCGGCGCCAGCGAAAATTCCAGCAGGAACGGGATGAAATGAAAAACCGCTTCGACCAGACCATTTTAAAAACCCAGTTGGAGATCCAGGAACAGACTTTCAGCCATATCAGCCAGGAAATACACGATAACATTGGACAGGTATTGAGCCTGGTGAGATTGAACCTCAGCACTTTCATGGATGATGTCTCCGAAGAGAAATTCGAGCATACCGACCAGTTGCTGGGAAAAGCCATCAAAGACCTCCGCGACCTGAGCCATAACCTGCAGTCCAACAGGATCAATGACATCGGAATTCTGGAGTCTATTCGCCAATTAATGGCTACCTTGCAGAAGACGGGTCGCTATGCTACCAGCCTGGAAATTGCCGACAGCTTTGCAGGAGTAAACAAAGACACAGACCTGATCCTGTTCAGGATGATACAGGAAATCATCAACAACATTATCAAGCACGCTTCTGCTTCGGCTATTGATATCAAGATTGAAAGCGATCCCAGCAATATAAAGATAGTGGTCACAGACAATGGAACGGGATTTGACACGGAAAAGTTGAAAAAAACGGGGCATGGTATTGGTTTACAGAATATTTTTAACAGAGCAAAGATGATTCACGCAACCGTTGATATCCAGAGTAACCCGGGTCACGGCACTGCCATTACCTTACAGATTAAACCCAATAGGCCTTTATTATGA
- a CDS encoding response regulator transcription factor translates to MTLVALVDDHELLRSGLAAIINSFDGYKVVMQAGNGKEFIDQLNHEAPPDIVLLDITMPVMDGFETAEWIKKSLSSTRVLVLSMLENDIAIIRMMKNGARGYLLKDSKPKIFKQALDNIRDTGYFINELISDKLMNYISNGNSFAVNAPFGSLSDNEVHFLRLICSDKTYKEIAEEMCVSPRTIDSYRDNLFKKLDIKTRVGLAIFAMKHNLVEM, encoded by the coding sequence ATGACGCTTGTTGCATTAGTAGACGATCACGAATTGCTCCGATCAGGGCTTGCGGCCATCATCAATTCATTTGATGGTTATAAGGTAGTGATGCAAGCGGGCAATGGTAAAGAATTCATTGACCAGTTGAACCATGAAGCTCCGCCCGATATTGTATTGCTCGATATTACCATGCCTGTTATGGATGGCTTTGAAACTGCCGAATGGATCAAGAAAAGCCTCTCTTCCACACGTGTACTTGTATTGAGCATGCTTGAAAACGATATCGCCATTATTCGTATGATGAAAAATGGCGCGAGGGGTTACTTGCTAAAAGACAGTAAGCCCAAAATATTCAAACAGGCCCTTGACAATATCCGGGACACCGGCTATTTCATCAATGAACTGATCAGTGATAAACTGATGAACTATATCAGCAATGGCAATTCATTTGCCGTTAATGCACCCTTTGGCTCTCTCTCAGACAATGAAGTACATTTTCTGCGACTCATCTGTTCAGATAAAACCTATAAAGAAATCGCCGAAGAGATGTGTGTAAGCCCCAGAACGATTGACAGCTATCGCGACAACCTGTTCAAAAAATTAGACATCAAGACAAGGGTAGGCCTGGCTATTTTTGCCATGAAGCACAACCTGGTTGAAATGTGA
- a CDS encoding peptidase domain-containing ABC transporter has product MRKAMCIRQRDITDCGAACLASIAAYHGLQWPVSRIRQYAGTDKNGTSVGGLLEAAGQMGMDAKAGKAGIDSLPRIPLPAIAHVVLKNGLQHYVVICSVKKRCINIMDPADGQIHRYNHTAFAKEWTGVLVLLAPAAAFRRQQAVTTPVARFWQLVAPHRYSMLLALTGALVVTLLSLSTSVYMQKLIDVVLVEDNIKLLNLMSILMVGLLLFQLFIGMFKALLGLQVGQHIDVQLLLGYYKHLLRLPQRFFDTMRVGEIISRVNDAVKIRHFVNEVALNTIVNLSMLLFSFMVMFFYYWKLAVIVLAVLPCYLLLYKITGNINRVWQRRLMENAASLESQLVESLNAAATIKQFGLEYQAGVKTEHRFIALLRSVYFSSKKGLYSGTASALFTRLLGIIILWTGGYFVIRKELTPGELVSFYALAEYFTTPAAALIGSNKDIREALIAADRLFEIIDLETEEGTKAGKIVLEPAQMGDIVFQDVHFRYGTREQVFEGLNLCIRKGSCTAIVGESGSGKSTLLALLQQLYPLSKGKIYIGGIDITLVSRESLRKLIAPVPQETDLFAGTIAENIGIGDEYPDNRKIFFLSRLLGLDTFIEQLPAGFNSQVQEQGNNLSGGQKQRLSIARALYRNPEILVLDEATASLDSQSEQKVQEALQWFRSRGKTVIVIAHRLATIRNCDSIHVLHKGKLLETGTHDQLMQQNGAYVRLWQP; this is encoded by the coding sequence ATGAGAAAAGCGATGTGTATCAGGCAAAGGGATATTACCGACTGTGGTGCCGCTTGCCTGGCTTCCATTGCTGCTTATCATGGACTGCAATGGCCGGTCAGCCGTATCCGGCAATATGCAGGCACAGATAAAAATGGTACCTCTGTAGGTGGGCTGCTCGAAGCTGCCGGCCAGATGGGAATGGATGCCAAAGCCGGCAAAGCGGGTATCGATAGCCTTCCACGTATTCCCTTGCCTGCTATTGCGCATGTGGTACTGAAAAATGGTTTGCAACATTATGTGGTGATCTGCAGCGTGAAGAAACGTTGTATTAATATTATGGACCCTGCTGATGGGCAGATACATCGATACAACCACACTGCCTTTGCGAAAGAGTGGACGGGTGTGCTGGTACTACTGGCGCCTGCGGCAGCGTTCCGTCGGCAGCAGGCTGTGACAACACCTGTAGCCAGGTTCTGGCAACTGGTTGCCCCGCACCGGTATTCGATGCTACTGGCACTTACCGGGGCGCTTGTGGTTACCTTGTTGAGTTTGTCTACTTCTGTGTACATGCAGAAGCTCATCGATGTGGTACTGGTAGAAGACAATATCAAACTGCTCAACCTGATGAGCATACTGATGGTGGGTTTATTGTTGTTCCAGTTATTCATAGGAATGTTCAAGGCTTTGCTGGGATTGCAAGTAGGACAGCATATAGATGTACAATTACTGCTCGGTTATTATAAGCATTTGTTGAGATTGCCACAGCGCTTCTTTGATACGATGCGGGTAGGAGAAATCATCAGCAGGGTAAATGATGCGGTGAAGATCCGTCATTTCGTAAATGAAGTCGCACTTAATACGATCGTGAACCTGAGCATGTTGTTGTTCTCTTTCATGGTGATGTTCTTCTATTACTGGAAACTGGCGGTTATTGTGCTGGCTGTTTTACCTTGCTACCTGTTGCTATACAAAATCACGGGCAACATCAATCGTGTATGGCAACGCAGACTAATGGAAAATGCGGCATCGCTGGAAAGCCAGCTGGTAGAAAGTCTGAATGCAGCAGCAACGATTAAACAGTTTGGACTGGAATACCAGGCTGGTGTTAAAACTGAGCATCGGTTCATTGCACTACTCAGGTCTGTTTATTTCAGTAGTAAAAAGGGTTTATACAGCGGAACGGCTTCTGCTTTATTTACGCGGCTGTTGGGGATCATTATTTTATGGACCGGCGGATATTTTGTGATCAGAAAAGAACTAACGCCTGGTGAACTGGTTTCTTTTTATGCCCTCGCGGAATACTTTACTACACCTGCAGCAGCACTGATCGGATCGAACAAAGATATCCGTGAAGCGCTCATTGCGGCAGACCGGTTATTCGAGATCATCGATCTTGAAACGGAGGAGGGAACGAAGGCCGGGAAAATAGTACTGGAACCAGCTCAGATGGGAGATATTGTTTTCCAGGATGTACATTTCAGGTATGGAACCAGGGAACAGGTCTTCGAAGGCCTTAACCTCTGTATACGTAAAGGAAGCTGTACGGCGATCGTAGGAGAGAGTGGTAGTGGAAAATCTACCCTCCTTGCTTTATTGCAACAATTGTATCCTTTATCAAAGGGCAAAATATACATTGGTGGGATCGATATTACCCTGGTCAGCCGAGAGAGCCTGCGGAAACTAATAGCGCCGGTACCACAGGAAACAGACCTGTTTGCAGGCACTATTGCAGAGAATATAGGTATTGGGGATGAGTATCCGGATAACCGGAAAATCTTTTTTCTTTCCCGGCTGCTGGGACTGGATACTTTCATCGAGCAGTTGCCGGCGGGGTTCAATAGCCAGGTGCAGGAACAGGGGAATAATTTATCGGGCGGACAAAAACAGCGATTGTCCATTGCCCGTGCTTTGTATCGCAACCCAGAGATACTGGTGCTGGATGAAGCAACAGCTTCATTGGATAGCCAAAGTGAGCAAAAAGTGCAGGAAGCGCTACAATGGTTCAGGAGCAGGGGCAAGACTGTAATTGTGATTGCACATCGCCTGGCAACGATCAGGAATTGCGATAGCATTCATGTTTTGCATAAAGGGAAATTACTGGAAACAGGAACGCACGATCAGTTGATGCAACAGAACGGCGCTTATGTGCGTTTGTGGCAGCCCTGA